The Phacochoerus africanus isolate WHEZ1 chromosome 15, ROS_Pafr_v1, whole genome shotgun sequence genome has a segment encoding these proteins:
- the LOC125116288 gene encoding major seminal plasma glycoprotein PSP-I — MKLGSAIPWALLLSTATLISTGWGLDYRACGGRLTDDYGTIVTYKGPKTECVWTLQVDPKYKLLVSIPTLNLTCGKEYVEVLEGPPGSKSLGKFCEGLNILIRGSSAMTVKYKRDSGHPASPYEIIFLRDSQG, encoded by the exons ATGAAGCTGGGCAGCGCCATCCCCTGGGCCTTGCTGCTCAGTACAG CCACACTGATTTCAACGGGATGGGGCTTGG ACTATCGTGCCTGTGGTGGCCGCCTCACCGATGACTATGGGACAATCGTCACCTATAAAGGGCCCAAAACTGAATGTGTCTGGACTCTCCAGGTGGACCCGAAATATAAACTTCTTGTGTCGATACCCACTCTCAA CCTCACCTGTGGGAAGGAGTATGTGGAAGTCCTAGAGGGACCCCCAGGATCTAAGAGTTTGGGGAAATTTTGTGAAGGTTTAAATATCCTCATTCGCGGTTCTTCAGCCATGACGGTCAAGTACAAGAGAGATTCTGGCCACCCAGCCTCTCCCTATGAGATCATTTTCCTTCGTGACTCACAAG GTTAG